The proteins below come from a single Pseudarthrobacter sp. SSS035 genomic window:
- a CDS encoding aldo/keto reductase gives MKTSPRLSLNNGVLIDQLGFGLYKVPAAEASGLVATALGTGYRHFDTAAMYGNETGVARGLGPAMDSEGRSGGSGESSPGLRREDVFITTKVWNDDQGYDSTLRAFDTSMVNLGLDYVDMYLIHWPCAKRDLFTDTYRALETLYREGKVRAIGVCNFQPAHLDRLLESAEVVPAVNQIELHPWLQQAELRDKHHALGIRTEAWSPLARGHVLLDPVVLALAAEHGRTAAQIILRWHIQLGNIAIPKASSESRIRENLDVFGFELSDRDMAALAELDRGQRTGSHPDNVN, from the coding sequence ATGAAAACCTCACCCCGGCTCAGCCTCAACAACGGTGTGCTGATCGACCAGTTGGGATTCGGGCTGTACAAAGTTCCGGCAGCGGAAGCATCCGGCCTGGTGGCCACGGCCCTCGGCACCGGATATCGCCACTTTGACACGGCAGCGATGTACGGCAACGAAACCGGCGTGGCGCGGGGGCTCGGCCCCGCCATGGATTCCGAAGGCAGAAGCGGCGGCTCCGGCGAATCCTCGCCCGGCCTGCGGCGCGAGGACGTATTTATCACCACGAAGGTCTGGAACGATGACCAGGGGTACGACTCAACCCTCCGTGCCTTCGATACCTCCATGGTCAACCTCGGCCTGGACTACGTGGACATGTACCTGATCCACTGGCCCTGCGCCAAGCGGGATCTGTTCACCGACACCTACCGCGCCCTCGAAACGTTGTACCGCGAAGGCAAAGTCCGCGCCATCGGTGTCTGCAACTTCCAGCCCGCGCACCTGGACCGGCTGCTCGAGAGCGCCGAAGTGGTGCCCGCCGTGAACCAGATTGAACTGCACCCGTGGCTCCAGCAGGCGGAGCTGAGGGACAAGCACCACGCCCTGGGCATCCGGACGGAAGCCTGGAGCCCCCTGGCGCGCGGACACGTTCTGTTGGATCCCGTGGTCCTGGCCCTGGCCGCCGAACACGGCAGGACAGCAGCCCAGATCATTCTTCGGTGGCACATCCAGCTGGGGAACATCGCCATTCCGAAGGCAAGCTCCGAATCCCGGATCCGGGAAAACCTGGACGTCTTCGGCTTTGAACTTTCAGACCGCGACATGGCAGCCCTTGCCGAGCTTGACCGCGGTCAGCGCACCGGGTCCCACCCCGACAACGTCAACTAG
- a CDS encoding sugar-binding transcriptional regulator yields the protein MTPSRHSDALRAAQMYYLQDLTMDAIARELRTSRSTVSRLLSAARDTGLVQIQIRNPLDTGPELESMIRREYNVDVHVVPVLESLNEAETLDRVAIQAARTIGPLVDSNAIIGVAWGSTISAVSRHLTRKITHDTVVVQLNGAGNMHTTGITYASDIMRRFGGAYGARVEQFPVPAFFDHAATKTAMWNERSVQRILDLQARMSIAIFGVGSVHADYPSHVYAGGYLDESDLKMLAHSDVVGDVATVFFRRDGSSDGIVLNERSTGPALAQLRQVRRRICVISGASKINGLRGALSAGLATDLIVDEATARRLVGFGGVAWPNG from the coding sequence ATGACGCCTTCCCGGCACTCAGATGCGCTGCGGGCTGCACAGATGTATTACCTCCAGGACCTGACGATGGACGCGATCGCCCGGGAATTGCGGACATCCCGGTCCACTGTTTCGAGGCTTCTGTCGGCGGCCAGGGACACTGGACTGGTCCAGATCCAGATCCGCAACCCGCTTGATACGGGCCCCGAACTCGAAAGCATGATCCGGCGCGAGTACAACGTGGACGTGCACGTTGTCCCGGTACTGGAGTCCTTGAACGAGGCGGAAACCCTGGACCGCGTGGCCATTCAGGCAGCCCGAACCATCGGCCCTTTGGTGGACTCCAATGCGATTATCGGTGTCGCGTGGGGTTCAACGATCAGTGCGGTCAGCAGGCACCTCACGCGCAAGATCACGCACGATACGGTTGTGGTCCAGTTGAACGGCGCCGGCAACATGCACACCACCGGTATCACCTACGCGAGTGACATCATGCGCCGCTTCGGAGGTGCCTACGGCGCACGCGTGGAGCAGTTCCCTGTTCCCGCGTTTTTTGACCATGCGGCTACCAAAACCGCCATGTGGAATGAGCGCAGTGTGCAGCGCATCCTGGACCTGCAGGCCCGGATGAGCATCGCGATCTTCGGCGTTGGGTCCGTGCACGCCGATTACCCGAGCCACGTCTATGCGGGTGGATACCTGGACGAGAGCGATCTCAAGATGCTGGCCCATTCAGATGTGGTGGGTGACGTGGCCACGGTCTTTTTCCGGCGTGACGGATCCTCTGACGGCATCGTCCTGAACGAACGCTCCACGGGTCCGGCGCTCGCCCAGCTGCGCCAGGTCCGGCGGCGGATCTGCGTGATTTCCGGGGCATCCAAGATCAACGGCCTGCGGGGCGCCCTCTCCGCCGGCCTTGCCACTGACCTGATCGTGGATGAAGCCACCGCGCGCCGCCTGGTGGGCTTTGGCGGTGTCGCCTGGCCCAATGGGTAA